The proteins below are encoded in one region of Microbispora sp. NBC_01189:
- a CDS encoding prolipoprotein diacylglyceryl transferase yields the protein MADTVAPAIAFGQAITRWGNWFNQELYGGPTTLPWGLEIDQAHGGEPGVLYHPTFLYESLWDAALGFGLLLAGRRFTLQDVHLHGH from the coding sequence GTGGCCGACACGGTCGCGCCCGCCATCGCCTTCGGGCAGGCGATCACCCGCTGGGGCAACTGGTTCAACCAGGAGCTGTACGGCGGCCCGACCACGTTGCCGTGGGGCCTGGAGATCGACCAGGCGCACGGCGGCGAGCCGGGCGTGCTCTACCACCCGACCTTCCTGTACGAGTCGTTGTGGGACGCGGCGCTCGGTTTCGGACTGCTCCTGGCCGGTCGGCGGTTCACCCTGCAGGATGTCCACCTACACGGGCATTGA
- a CDS encoding DNA-binding protein, with product MERKDDKAHSAHADHVQAQRERDARERLLNLGANALDARPWRPPPAPPSAVDLAQFVVWRNADLDPEDILSALALLPAARAEVEGLESALLFIARSAGLTWAQMAQVMGFNSPQACQQHYTRLAARQDAES from the coding sequence ATGGAACGCAAGGACGACAAGGCGCACAGCGCGCACGCCGACCACGTCCAGGCCCAGCGTGAGCGGGACGCGCGTGAGCGTCTTCTGAACCTGGGCGCGAACGCGCTCGACGCCCGCCCGTGGCGGCCCCCGCCGGCCCCGCCGTCGGCGGTCGACCTCGCGCAGTTCGTCGTCTGGCGCAACGCCGACCTGGACCCGGAGGACATCCTGAGCGCGCTCGCCCTCCTGCCCGCCGCACGAGCCGAGGTCGAAGGACTCGAATCCGCCCTGCTGTTCATCGCCCGGAGCGCGGGCCTGACCTGGGCGCAGATGGCGCAGGTGATGGGGTTCAACTCTCCGCAGGCGTGCCAGCAGCACTACACCCGCCTGGCGGCACGACAGGACGCCGAATCATGA
- a CDS encoding transposase, with amino-acid sequence MEVTRQARAHVARLDLSTAQVAVLDGQAHAARALWNLLHEYVTFRQGRLATVKECDTAIRAARREIDWMGQLPAQAAQAVLKTYRQAWANFFDPGHPAKRPTFKARFRSRPAVDVPQARDLNITRLNRRWGAVNLPKVGRVRFRWTRDLPGVTRGGPAGRITGARLVKQADGWHIVFRTERQVPAPAAHPGERVGIDRGITVALALSDGTMREHGPWLRDGEKQRLRRLEKKSARQRRTRVPGRPASRRLARTYDRIARLRATAKRRAVDWQHQTTTELARTFGVVVVEDLTITNMVRSATGTIDNPGRNVRQKAGLNRAITGQAWGRTVTLLEYKTRDRGGLVVKVPAPGTSQTCHRCGHRDPAARDGTRFSCVNPACGWAGHADINAAINIRNAAGTAVSGRGDLGAARSAKRQPPRAA; translated from the coding sequence GTGGAGGTGACCAGGCAGGCGCGTGCGCACGTGGCGCGACTCGACCTGAGCACGGCCCAGGTGGCGGTGCTGGACGGTCAGGCGCACGCCGCCCGCGCGCTGTGGAACCTGCTGCACGAGTACGTCACCTTCCGGCAGGGCCGTTTGGCGACGGTGAAGGAGTGCGACACCGCGATCCGGGCGGCCCGCCGCGAGATCGACTGGATGGGGCAACTGCCCGCCCAGGCAGCGCAAGCGGTGCTGAAAACGTATCGGCAGGCGTGGGCGAACTTCTTCGATCCCGGCCACCCCGCCAAACGGCCCACGTTCAAGGCCCGGTTCCGGTCCCGGCCGGCCGTGGATGTGCCCCAGGCCCGCGACCTGAACATCACGCGGCTGAACCGGCGGTGGGGCGCGGTCAACCTGCCCAAGGTCGGGCGGGTGCGCTTCCGCTGGACCAGGGATCTTCCCGGCGTCACCAGGGGCGGCCCCGCCGGGCGCATCACCGGAGCACGCCTGGTCAAACAAGCCGACGGCTGGCACATCGTGTTCCGGACCGAACGCCAGGTGCCTGCCCCGGCCGCCCACCCCGGCGAGCGGGTCGGGATCGACCGGGGAATCACCGTCGCTCTGGCGTTGTCGGACGGCACCATGCGCGAGCACGGGCCCTGGCTGCGTGACGGCGAGAAACAACGCCTTCGCCGACTGGAGAAGAAGTCCGCCCGCCAGCGCCGCACGCGCGTTCCCGGCCGGCCTGCGTCCAGACGGCTGGCCCGCACCTATGACCGGATCGCCCGGCTCCGCGCGACAGCCAAGCGCCGGGCCGTCGACTGGCAGCACCAGACCACCACCGAACTCGCGCGCACCTTCGGCGTGGTCGTGGTGGAAGACCTGACGATCACGAACATGGTCCGCTCCGCCACCGGCACGATCGACAACCCCGGCCGGAACGTGCGGCAGAAGGCCGGGCTGAACCGCGCCATCACCGGGCAGGCGTGGGGCCGCACCGTCACCCTGCTGGAGTACAAGACCCGTGATCGCGGCGGGCTGGTGGTGAAGGTTCCCGCCCCGGGCACGTCGCAGACCTGCCACCGGTGCGGGCACCGCGATCCGGCGGCCCGGGACGGCACCCGGTTCTCATGCGTGAATCCCGCGTGCGGGTGGGCCGGGCACGCCGACATCAACGCCGCGATCAACATACGTAACGCCGCAGGAACTGCGGTGTCAGGACGTGGAGACCTCGGGGCTGCCCGGTCCGCGAAGCGTCAACCCCCGCGCGCCGCTTGA
- a CDS encoding cellulose binding domain-containing protein, whose product MRQKSIFAAVAAAALLVLATGQTALSDSLGATKTSSASAVAASTAGCGKTPTLRSGSQTITTGGKSRSWILRIPDNYDNSRPYRLIMAYHWLNGTAQIVDSGGSDGAVWAYYGLKQLSNNSTIFIAPQGINNGWGNSNGEDLTFTDDMLKLVENDLCVDTTQRFAMGWSYGGAMSFAVACARPTVFRAVAVYSGAQLSGCNGGTQPVAYMGIHGIHDSVLNISQGRSLRDKFVSNNGCTPQSPREPSQGSLTHIITAYSGCRAGYPVVWAAFDGDHTPSPNDGSTSTSGARTWTTAEVWKFFTQFQSGPTTSPSASPSQSPSQSPSQSPSQSPSQSPSQSPSQSPTGGTGACRVTATVNAWNNGLTENLAITNTGSSTINSWSLVFTLPSGQTITSGWNATYSPTSGQVTAKNMSYNGTLAPGATTEVGFQANHTGNAGKPTSFTLNGSPCTVA is encoded by the coding sequence TTGAGACAGAAATCCATCTTCGCCGCTGTCGCGGCGGCCGCGCTTCTCGTTCTGGCGACGGGACAAACGGCTCTGAGTGACAGCCTCGGCGCGACCAAGACCTCCTCGGCGAGCGCCGTCGCGGCGTCGACCGCCGGATGCGGTAAGACCCCGACGCTGAGAAGCGGCTCGCAGACGATCACGACCGGCGGCAAGAGTCGCAGCTGGATCCTGAGGATTCCCGACAACTACGACAACAGCCGCCCCTACCGGTTGATCATGGCCTATCACTGGCTGAACGGCACCGCCCAGATCGTCGACTCGGGCGGCTCGGACGGAGCCGTCTGGGCCTACTACGGGCTCAAGCAGCTTTCCAACAACAGCACGATCTTCATCGCGCCACAGGGCATCAACAACGGCTGGGGCAACTCCAACGGTGAGGACCTGACCTTCACCGACGACATGCTGAAGCTTGTCGAGAACGATCTCTGCGTCGACACGACGCAGCGCTTCGCCATGGGTTGGAGCTACGGCGGCGCGATGAGCTTCGCGGTCGCATGTGCCCGTCCGACCGTCTTCCGCGCGGTCGCGGTCTACTCCGGCGCGCAGCTCAGCGGGTGCAACGGCGGCACGCAGCCCGTCGCGTACATGGGGATCCACGGCATCCACGACTCGGTGCTCAACATCTCCCAGGGACGGTCACTGCGTGACAAGTTCGTCTCGAACAACGGCTGCACGCCCCAGAGCCCGCGCGAACCCTCGCAGGGCAGCCTGACGCACATCATCACCGCCTACTCGGGGTGCCGGGCCGGATACCCGGTCGTCTGGGCCGCGTTCGACGGGGACCACACCCCCTCCCCGAACGACGGGTCCACCTCCACCAGCGGCGCCAGGACCTGGACGACGGCGGAGGTGTGGAAGTTCTTCACCCAGTTCCAGTCCGGTCCGACGACGTCTCCCTCGGCTTCGCCCTCCCAGTCCCCGTCGCAGTCCCCGTCGCAGTCTCCTTCCCAGTCGCCGTCGCAGTCTCCTTCCCAGTCCCCGTCCCAGTCGCCCACCGGCGGAACGGGCGCCTGCCGCGTCACGGCCACCGTCAACGCCTGGAACAACGGCCTGACGGAGAACCTCGCCATCACCAACACCGGCTCCTCCACCATCAACAGCTGGTCGCTCGTCTTCACGCTCCCCAGCGGGCAGACGATCACCAGCGGGTGGAACGCCACCTACTCGCCCACCAGTGGCCAGGTCACCGCGAAGAACATGAGCTACAACGGCACGCTGGCGCCCGGAGCCACCACTGAGGTCGGCTTCCAGGCCAACCACACCGGCAATGCCGGCAAGCCCACCTCGTTCACCCTCAACGGGAGCCCCTGCACCGTCGCCTGA
- a CDS encoding histidine phosphatase family protein, with product MTTRRLYLARHGAADAFGRLTDIGRRQASLLGERLASVPVDAVWHSPLPRAEASAHELARHLPEGPVTEAVELVDHVPYVPGAAETPPSWAGFFDGYDETEAASGQRLAEALVARFAKVPDPTPQGTGPDVNEVLVTHAYPIAWLVRHALDAPPCRWLGLNSANTALTVIEYRSGLPPTIVMFNDMSHLPAGLRWTGFPEGIRP from the coding sequence ATGACGACTCGACGCCTCTACCTGGCACGCCACGGCGCGGCCGACGCGTTCGGGCGACTCACCGACATCGGGCGCCGGCAGGCGAGCCTGCTGGGCGAACGGCTCGCGAGCGTACCGGTCGACGCCGTGTGGCACTCTCCGCTGCCGCGCGCCGAGGCGAGCGCGCACGAGCTCGCCCGTCATCTGCCGGAGGGGCCCGTGACCGAGGCCGTCGAACTCGTCGACCACGTGCCCTACGTTCCCGGCGCGGCCGAGACGCCCCCGTCCTGGGCTGGCTTCTTCGACGGCTACGACGAGACCGAGGCGGCTTCGGGCCAGAGGCTCGCCGAAGCCCTGGTCGCCAGGTTCGCGAAAGTTCCCGACCCGACCCCTCAGGGGACCGGGCCCGACGTGAACGAGGTTCTGGTGACGCACGCCTACCCGATCGCGTGGCTGGTGCGGCACGCGCTGGACGCGCCGCCATGCCGGTGGCTCGGGTTGAACAGCGCCAACACCGCACTGACGGTCATCGAGTATCGCAGCGGCCTGCCGCCCACGATCGTGATGTTCAACGACATGAGCCACCTCCCGGCCGGCCTGCGCTGGACCGGGTTCCCGGAAGGCATCAGGCCGTGA
- a CDS encoding PEP/pyruvate-binding domain-containing protein, which produces MIVPLREAAADTCGGKAGALGALLRAGLPVPDGFVVPFAAYLAAVRDLDLGRIDDEPEDADAARRTIAARPVPEAVADALGRALGELGDPPVAVRSSAAGEDTGRASAAGQHESFLAVRGAGEVATAVRACWASLFSPRAIAYRAASVRAGQPPDDLLMAVIVQRHLDAEVSGVMFTPADSGDVTRIEASWGLGPSVVEGKVTPDAYRVAADGSVTRTVADKRRRLDRRGARLVVGDVPTAARNRPTADDATATRLAELGRRIAAVLGGPQDIEWAIAGGRTWVLQARPVTAAPPPSAAPSGASGVPAATLTGTPGSRGTVTGTARIVRGRGDFARVRPGDILVCPFTDPAWTPLLRVAAGVVTETGGVLSHAAIVAREHAIPAVLGVPDATSRLRDDTLITVDGTAGTVTATGV; this is translated from the coding sequence GTGATCGTACCCCTCAGGGAGGCCGCCGCCGACACCTGTGGAGGCAAGGCCGGTGCGCTCGGCGCGTTGCTCCGTGCGGGTCTGCCGGTGCCCGACGGCTTCGTCGTCCCGTTCGCCGCCTACCTCGCCGCCGTCCGCGACCTGGACCTCGGGCGGATCGACGACGAGCCGGAGGACGCCGATGCGGCGCGGCGGACGATCGCAGCCCGCCCGGTCCCCGAGGCCGTCGCCGACGCGCTGGGGCGAGCGCTCGGCGAGCTCGGCGATCCGCCCGTGGCGGTCAGGTCGTCGGCGGCGGGCGAGGACACCGGACGGGCATCGGCGGCCGGCCAGCACGAGAGCTTCCTCGCCGTGCGGGGAGCCGGCGAGGTCGCCACGGCCGTACGTGCCTGCTGGGCCTCGCTGTTCTCCCCGCGTGCCATCGCCTACCGGGCCGCCTCCGTCCGCGCCGGCCAACCGCCTGACGATCTTCTGATGGCCGTCATCGTGCAACGCCATCTGGACGCCGAGGTGTCCGGAGTCATGTTCACCCCCGCGGACTCCGGCGACGTGACCCGGATCGAGGCGTCCTGGGGCCTCGGCCCGAGCGTCGTCGAGGGCAAGGTCACCCCTGACGCCTACCGCGTCGCCGCGGACGGGTCGGTCACCCGCACCGTCGCGGACAAACGGCGGCGCCTCGACCGGCGCGGCGCGCGGCTCGTGGTCGGGGACGTGCCCACCGCCGCGCGGAACCGGCCGACGGCCGACGACGCGACCGCCACGCGGCTGGCCGAGCTGGGCAGGCGGATCGCCGCCGTGCTCGGCGGACCGCAGGACATCGAGTGGGCGATCGCCGGCGGCCGCACCTGGGTGCTGCAGGCACGGCCGGTCACCGCCGCACCCCCACCGTCGGCAGCACCTTCCGGAGCATCCGGGGTTCCGGCCGCCACGCTCACCGGTACGCCGGGCAGCCGCGGGACCGTGACCGGAACCGCGAGGATCGTCCGCGGTCGCGGCGACTTCGCGCGCGTACGCCCGGGCGACATCCTCGTCTGCCCCTTCACCGACCCCGCGTGGACGCCGTTGCTGCGCGTCGCCGCCGGTGTCGTCACCGAGACCGGGGGCGTGCTCTCGCACGCCGCGATCGTCGCCCGCGAGCACGCCATCCCCGCCGTCCTCGGCGTCCCGGACGCGACCAGCAGGCTCCGCGACGACACCCTCATCACCGTCGACGGCACCGCCGGCACCGTCACGGCGACAGGCGTGTGA
- a CDS encoding ATP-binding protein encodes MSTSLTSGIRFRQADHRQLTGGSTEHRGTTRIRSVRRIVFGELIRAYRAKVMLTQEELAARAGISVRQLREIEACRVTTPRPSTVRLLADALGLSDPERAEFQRAALTPDEPGTSAEVSPEPPRLPRTVLTPQIRPAQLPALVSGFAGRLRQLRDLDGTLNPVVLVVGEAGVGKTTLVVHWAHAAVGSYPDGQLYVNLRGFDPTRSPVDPADVLHSFLGALGVPSARIPADQDSRAALYRSLLATRRMLVVLDNAAGTEQVRPLLPGNPACRVLITSRNRLTGLVVSGATHMLTLAPLDMGEARELLGLRLGARRVETESADVDRLIDRCQHLPIALALVAARLVAQPTVTIRALAEQIDLAVPSQVLDNLATGDTTTDIRAVFSWSYHKLSDGAARLFRLLAVHPGPDISAEAAASLVAVEPARLRPLLDEIIRNHLVHEHWPGRYEFHDLLRAYAVELAHSQDAPEERDEALRRALDHYIHAGGAGARLLLPHRDEVAVPAGRPGVVRVTPAGRSAALVWFTAEHQVLLNMLDVAVEQGFDAYVAPLAWAFVPFSNLRGHWHDELRGHRGALTVAERRNDLAGQGRSHLAMAAVYTRIGETGPAERHYQPALDIFERIGDLVGGGHVHSNLARTRELEARHEAALHHSQEALRLYSEADHPRFRARALSGVGWYRVGVGDYTAALRFCTEALTSLREIGDRDGEAATLDTLGYAHSHLGDHDRAITCYGDARRLHHEDGDRYNEALVLSHLGDSYLALGRSQDAASAWNTALTIFTDLGHPDARGIQRRLEALAESVRRDPGDGTTST; translated from the coding sequence ATGTCCACGTCTCTCACATCCGGCATACGATTCAGACAGGCTGATCATCGGCAGTTGACCGGCGGTTCGACAGAGCACCGGGGAACAACCCGTATTAGGTCCGTCAGGAGGATCGTGTTCGGCGAGCTGATACGCGCCTATCGCGCCAAAGTCATGCTCACGCAGGAGGAATTGGCCGCGCGGGCCGGAATAAGCGTCCGCCAATTACGTGAAATAGAGGCCTGCCGAGTCACCACACCCCGGCCCAGCACGGTGCGACTACTCGCGGACGCATTGGGGCTGTCCGATCCCGAGCGCGCCGAATTCCAGCGGGCCGCGCTCACCCCGGACGAGCCGGGCACGTCGGCAGAAGTCTCTCCGGAGCCGCCACGCCTCCCGAGAACCGTCCTCACTCCGCAGATCCGGCCGGCCCAGCTTCCCGCCCTGGTCAGCGGCTTCGCCGGGCGCCTGCGTCAGTTGCGCGACCTCGACGGCACGCTGAACCCCGTCGTACTCGTGGTCGGGGAGGCCGGGGTCGGTAAGACCACCCTGGTCGTTCACTGGGCGCACGCCGCGGTCGGAAGCTATCCCGACGGGCAGTTGTACGTGAACCTGCGCGGATTCGACCCGACCAGGTCACCGGTGGATCCGGCCGACGTCCTGCACAGCTTCCTCGGGGCGCTGGGCGTGCCCAGCGCGCGGATCCCGGCCGACCAGGACAGCCGGGCAGCCCTGTACCGCAGTCTCCTGGCGACCCGGCGGATGCTCGTCGTGCTGGACAACGCCGCCGGCACCGAACAGGTGCGACCCCTCCTGCCCGGCAACCCGGCGTGCCGCGTGCTGATCACCAGCCGTAACCGCCTGACCGGACTCGTCGTCAGCGGCGCCACACACATGCTCACGCTTGCGCCACTGGACATGGGAGAGGCGCGGGAACTGCTCGGCCTGCGTCTGGGGGCACGCCGGGTCGAGACGGAGTCGGCCGACGTCGACCGTCTCATCGACCGCTGCCAGCATCTGCCCATCGCGCTGGCGCTGGTCGCCGCCCGGCTGGTCGCCCAGCCAACCGTCACCATCCGGGCGCTGGCCGAGCAGATCGACCTCGCGGTCCCGTCGCAGGTGCTCGACAACCTCGCCACAGGGGACACGACCACCGATATCCGCGCCGTCTTCTCCTGGTCGTACCACAAGCTCAGCGACGGCGCGGCGCGGCTCTTCCGGCTCCTCGCCGTACACCCCGGCCCGGACATATCGGCAGAGGCGGCGGCGAGCCTGGTCGCCGTCGAACCGGCCCGTCTCCGTCCCCTGCTCGACGAGATCATCCGTAACCACCTGGTCCACGAGCACTGGCCAGGCCGGTACGAGTTCCACGACCTGCTGCGCGCGTACGCCGTCGAGCTCGCCCACTCGCAGGACGCACCAGAGGAACGGGACGAGGCCCTGCGCCGCGCTCTCGATCACTACATCCACGCGGGCGGTGCGGGCGCGCGACTGCTGCTCCCCCACCGCGACGAGGTCGCCGTCCCGGCGGGCAGACCCGGCGTGGTACGGGTCACCCCGGCCGGACGGAGCGCGGCGCTGGTCTGGTTCACCGCCGAGCACCAGGTGCTGCTCAACATGCTGGACGTCGCCGTCGAGCAGGGCTTCGACGCCTACGTCGCGCCGCTGGCCTGGGCCTTCGTACCGTTCTCCAATCTGCGCGGGCACTGGCACGACGAGCTGCGCGGCCACCGCGGCGCTCTCACCGTCGCCGAGCGGCGGAACGATCTGGCCGGTCAGGGCCGCAGCCACCTTGCCATGGCCGCCGTCTACACACGGATCGGGGAGACGGGACCGGCCGAACGGCACTACCAGCCCGCCCTGGACATCTTCGAGCGGATCGGAGACCTGGTGGGCGGCGGCCACGTGCACAGCAACCTCGCCCGCACTCGCGAGTTAGAGGCACGGCACGAGGCGGCCCTGCACCACTCCCAGGAGGCTCTGCGCCTCTACAGCGAAGCCGATCACCCTCGTTTCCGTGCCCGGGCACTGAGCGGCGTCGGCTGGTATCGGGTGGGCGTCGGCGACTACACGGCGGCGTTGAGGTTCTGCACGGAGGCGCTCACGTCACTGCGCGAGATCGGCGACCGCGACGGCGAGGCCGCCACCCTGGACACGCTCGGCTACGCCCACAGCCACCTAGGCGATCACGACAGGGCGATCACCTGCTACGGGGATGCCCGGCGACTGCACCACGAGGACGGCGACCGCTACAACGAGGCGCTGGTCCTCTCCCATCTCGGCGACAGCTACCTTGCGCTCGGCCGATCCCAGGACGCCGCGTCAGCGTGGAACACCGCCCTGACGATCTTCACGGACCTCGGCCACCCCGACGCCCGCGGCATCCAACGCCGCCTTGAGGCGCTTGCCGAAAGCGTCCGCCGCGATCCGGGCGACGGTACTACGTCCACCTAG
- a CDS encoding transcriptional regulator: MTRDSTPGLLVLHAVRITGFADTPVLAHRYGLDTATAEGVLRDAEARGWVEHTAFAGTAGWSLTEQGRAQNERELAAELARAGAADEVRDVYRRFLPLNALLLQACTDWQLRPAAGDRLAVNDHSDPAWDDGVLHELACVDRALTPLADRLGRVLTRFRGYDTRFTAALARARAGDGAWVDQTDVDSCHRVWFELHEDLIATLGLDRGAEP; encoded by the coding sequence ATGACGCGCGACTCCACGCCCGGCCTCCTGGTCCTGCACGCCGTACGTATCACCGGATTCGCCGACACCCCGGTGCTCGCCCACCGATACGGGCTCGACACAGCCACTGCCGAAGGGGTGCTGCGCGACGCCGAGGCCCGTGGCTGGGTCGAGCACACCGCCTTCGCCGGCACCGCGGGCTGGTCGCTGACCGAGCAGGGCCGGGCCCAGAACGAGCGCGAGCTCGCGGCCGAGCTCGCCCGCGCCGGCGCCGCCGACGAGGTCCGCGACGTCTACCGCAGGTTCCTCCCGCTGAACGCCCTCCTGCTGCAGGCCTGCACCGACTGGCAGCTCCGGCCCGCCGCCGGCGACCGGCTCGCCGTCAACGACCACTCCGATCCCGCCTGGGACGACGGAGTGCTCCATGAGCTCGCCTGCGTCGACCGGGCGCTCACGCCACTCGCGGACCGGCTCGGTCGCGTCCTCACGCGGTTCCGCGGATATGACACGCGATTCACCGCGGCCCTGGCGCGTGCCCGGGCCGGAGACGGCGCCTGGGTCGACCAGACCGACGTGGACTCCTGCCACCGGGTCTGGTTCGAGCTCCACGAAGACCTCATCGCCACGCTCGGCCTCGACCGCGGCGCGGAACCCTGA